Genomic window (Aquimarina sp. BL5):
TACCATAAATACTAATGGACCAAAGTCTTCTATTTTAGCTCCTCTTGAAGCTGCAAAATCTTTTGCTCTTTGGTTTGGTTCTTTAGAAACTACAAATTTCTTCACTTCTTTTACACCGATATCGGTATAATCAGTTGTATAAAACCATCCTCTCCAAAACCAATCTAAATCTACTGCAGATGCATCTTCCATTGTTCTAAAGAAATCTTCTGGTGTTGGATGTTTAAACATCCATCTCTGAGAATACGTTCTAAATGAATAATCAAAAAGATCTCTACCCATTACAGTTTCTCTAAGAATATTTAATCCTGTAGCTGGTTTAGAATAAGCATTAGAACCAAACTGATGAATATTATTAGACTGCGACATAATCGGTGAAATAAAACTTTGATCACCACTCATATAAGGTACGATTTTAGGTGCAGGACCTCTTCTTGATGGGTATTTTTTTAAAGGTGCGATTGCATCAGGATACCACTCCCCAAAATCTTGCTCCGCTACATACTGTACAAAAGTATTAAGACCTTCATCCATCCATGTCCACTGACGTTCATCACTATTAACGATCATAGGGAAAAAATTGTGTCCTACTTCATGAATAATTACACTCATCATTCCAAATTTAGTACGATTACTAAATTTACCTTCTTTATCAGGTCTTCCATAATTCCAGCAAATCATAGGATACTCCATACCTTGATTCTTAGCGTGTACAGAGATAGCTTTATGATAAGGATAATCAAAAGTCATTCTACTGTATGATTTTAATGTACTGGCTACAGCTTTAGTCGACCAATCCTCCCATAATGGGTTTCCTTCTTTAGGGTACATAGAAACTGCCATCACATCTTTTCCACCGATCTTAACCGCCATCATATCCCAGATAAATCTTCTTGATGTTGCAAATCCAAAATCTCTTACATTCTTAGCACTTAGTTTCCATGTTTTTTTGCTTTCAGCAAATGTTTTTTCTTTAGCTTCAGCTTCTTTTTGTGTTACAATAAGAACTGGTTTATCATATGATTTCTTCGCCTTTTCATATCTGCTCATCATCTCTTTAGTAAATACTTCTTTCCTATTTACTAACACCCCAGTAGCATCTAGAATATGATCAGAAGGAACTGTAATATTCACATCAAAATCTCCAAACGGAAGTGCGAATTCTCCTCTACCCCAAAATTGGTGATTTTGCCAACCTTCTACATCATTATAAACTGCCATTCTTGGATAAAACTGAGCAATTACGTATGCTCTGTTACCATCTTCGAACTCTTCGTAACCTGATCTTCCTCTACCATTAACGTGATCATTAATATTATACCACCAATCTATAGAGAACACAAATTTGCCGCCAGACGCTAGGTCTTTAGACATCTCTACACGCATCATTGTCCCATTAATAGTATACTCCAAAGGTTTACCAGAAGCATCCTTAACAGCTGTTATATTAAATCCTCCATCAAAAGACTCTCCTAAATATTTCCCAACAAATCTATTAGGCGGATCTGCTGCATCTACTCCACTTGGTTGAATTAATGGAGATTTCGATTTTCTAGATCGCATATTCTGATCTAATTGCACCCATAGAAACTCTAAATTGTCAGGAGAATTGTTGGTGTATGTTATGGTTTCTTTACCGGTAAGCTTTTTGTTCTTATCATCAAGCTCAATATCCATTTTATAGTCTGCCTGTTGCTGATAATATGCAGATCCAGGAGCTCCGGAAGCAGTTCTGTACATATTAGGAGTTGCAAACTCATCGTACATCTGCTTAAATTTGTTTTGATTTGTATGTCCTAACTCGCGAGTTTGTTCGCTTTCATTTTGATTTTGCGCATACAATCCTGAGGCAGAAACAAAAAAAGTAACTGAAAGGACAAAAAGTATTTTTTTCATTAGAGTGAAATTGTGTTAAGTAATAAATTGCAAAATAGTTGTTTTTTAAAAGTTTACTGATTTATTCACTAAACTTTAACATGCCTTTATCCTTTTCTTTTTCGAGGATAAGGCTTTTTCGATTTTTCCCTTTTTTTACGTGTACAATATTCTGTTGTTCATCAAAAAAGTCCATCAAAACTTGATTAGAAACTGTTATTTTTTCGAGTGAAGTAACATTTTCTACTTCCAAATAACATAGTACAAGATCATTGTCATATTCTTTTCCAAGAAAATTAAAAAACACTTCTTGACCATTAACAGTAATCACCAATTTTTGATTTAAATATGTGCTCAAATATTGATCTACTTTAGCTTCTTGTTTTTCTGAAACTAATTCTATGGTTTCATCATATCGTTTTCTAAGCACTTCTTCAATATCATCGATAAAAATTCTTGAGATAATTTGCAATGACTTTTGTTCCTCATTATATTCTATTTGGGTAACGCTGACATAAAATTTATGGAGCACCGTAAAAGAACTTACAAAAACTAGAAGTACAGGTAAAATGAATAATAATTTCTTCAATTTATTATGATTTAAAAGATGGGTAAATGTACTATTTTGACATAAAATATTATGCCAAAAGCGTCTTATTATCTAAAAAAGAATACTTATCAATCAATTTCCTTATACTCTTTGTAAAATTTCGCTTTTTCTTGAAAGAACTCTAACAACGACAATCTTTTTGTATTCTCTAATAAGTTTTCGAAGTACTCATCTTCTGCACAATAATACATAAAGTCAGAGATTAAGGTCTCTGGTATTCCCAAATCCTTCGTAAAAAAAGCCATATTAAATGAGGCCTCTCCTTTTTCAATGAGTCTATCTAAATCTTGAAGAGCTTCTATCCGTTTTAGTTTTTTTAATGTTCCATTTAAATAATTGATCGGCCGATCTATAACACCTGATTTTGCAGTATAAATTCTTCTTTCTATTTGTGTTGGCTGTTTTATATCTCTGAATGGCAAGCCCAAACTTCTATTATTTACAAAAGGTTTAATTTCTATATATTTCGCATCCTTATCTATATTTCCTGAAAGATTTATATCACTCACGTTTACCTCCTGGAGCTTACGAACAACTGGATTCAGTTTTACTTGAAAATTTTCATTCTCTAGATCATCTTCCTTAACTAAAATGGAAATCACCTCATATTGAACTGAAGAAAAAATAATTGAATCATTAACGGTTGCAGGAATTTCAAAATTACCTCTCTGATCATTTGTCGCTCCTATTTTCTTAGTGTAATTCACAATATTAATTGCAAAACCTTCTAACGAATCAGCTATGATTTTACCTTTTAATCTTTGAGATTGACCAAAAGTATTTACTAAAATGAAAAGAAAAAATAAAATGGGTAATCGTCTAGTCATACACTGAATTTGTTTTATGACTATAATCAAAAGGAAAAACTCACACTATTAGTTTTCCTTGGATACATTGATCCTCAGGACTTCGTCACATCATCATAAAAGACGAAGAGAAATCAAAAGTGTTGCGCTGTCAATACCCAAAATATTATTTACGATCCTTATATACTTTGCTTTGCGACACCAAAAATTCTATCAAATTAAGTTCATTTCCCTCTTCCAAATATGACTTATTAAGTCCGTTTTCTTCGGCAAAGAATATAAAATCATTAATCTGATCCATTTCTAGAGCTAAATTTGTTTTAAAAAATTCATCATTATATATATTTCGAACTTGAACATCGATATCTACAGGTTTTTTGCTGTCTTTTTTATCTTTATCCTGAAAAACAACCTTAAAAAGATTGACAAAATTAAGTCCATAAATCATTCTATCTTCTAAAAACACTTTATTCTCTAATTCAGAAAGTTCGTCTGGTGTCCAATCGTAATCCGTATCATTAATCCTATCTGATGTTAATTTAGCTA
Coding sequences:
- a CDS encoding M1 family metallopeptidase, producing the protein MKKILFVLSVTFFVSASGLYAQNQNESEQTRELGHTNQNKFKQMYDEFATPNMYRTASGAPGSAYYQQQADYKMDIELDDKNKKLTGKETITYTNNSPDNLEFLWVQLDQNMRSRKSKSPLIQPSGVDAADPPNRFVGKYLGESFDGGFNITAVKDASGKPLEYTINGTMMRVEMSKDLASGGKFVFSIDWWYNINDHVNGRGRSGYEEFEDGNRAYVIAQFYPRMAVYNDVEGWQNHQFWGRGEFALPFGDFDVNITVPSDHILDATGVLVNRKEVFTKEMMSRYEKAKKSYDKPVLIVTQKEAEAKEKTFAESKKTWKLSAKNVRDFGFATSRRFIWDMMAVKIGGKDVMAVSMYPKEGNPLWEDWSTKAVASTLKSYSRMTFDYPYHKAISVHAKNQGMEYPMICWNYGRPDKEGKFSNRTKFGMMSVIIHEVGHNFFPMIVNSDERQWTWMDEGLNTFVQYVAEQDFGEWYPDAIAPLKKYPSRRGPAPKIVPYMSGDQSFISPIMSQSNNIHQFGSNAYSKPATGLNILRETVMGRDLFDYSFRTYSQRWMFKHPTPEDFFRTMEDASAVDLDWFWRGWFYTTDYTDIGVKEVKKFVVSKEPNQRAKDFAASRGAKIEDFGPLVFMVEEGSEEYEAIKKKGNIIDDAKTLKEYLMDNFSVEERKVLKEPKYFYEVTFEKPGGLVMPLIVEYTYEDGTSETVTYPAEIWRKNDAAVKRAIASEKAISKIVVDPNQETADIDTSNNSWPQNKKLGKFDKFKNKVKGQ
- a CDS encoding DUF6702 family protein; translation: MKKLLFILPVLLVFVSSFTVLHKFYVSVTQIEYNEEQKSLQIISRIFIDDIEEVLRKRYDETIELVSEKQEAKVDQYLSTYLNQKLVITVNGQEVFFNFLGKEYDNDLVLCYLEVENVTSLEKITVSNQVLMDFFDEQQNIVHVKKGKNRKSLILEKEKDKGMLKFSE